Part of the Natrialbaceae archaeon AArc-T1-2 genome, GGCTGGGACGTCTACCTCGTCCGGACCGCTGACGCGACGGTGCTCGCCTGGATGAGTGACGAGGAGTTCGAAGCCGAGGAGGCGGGGCGGTTCGACTCGAAACGCGAGGCGGTCGCCGCGGGACGGTTCTCTCTCGGGGTCTTCCTCCGGACGGGCGAGGAGTGGGCACAGCGACGCGAACTCATGGAACGGACCGAAACGCCGGCGCTCATCCAGCTCGAGGACGGGCGCACCCTCGTCCCCGAGACCCAAGGGGAGTTCTACGAGGAGGTCGACTCGACGGTCGTCGAGTTCCGCTTACACGGCGGCGGCGCGCCCGACTACCTCGGCGTGCTCGAACTCGAGATGACCGTCGAGGAGTAACGACCTTGCGTTCCCAAGGCCGATGTTATTCGTCGCGGCTGTCCTCTCTGTCGGTTGTCCCCGTCACGGCAAGCCATCCCGGCTGGTGGCGGAACCGACATATAGTCCGATGAGCATAACACCAAGGTAGGAGGCCGTACAATCGGACATATCGTCCCATCGGACGGTGATACACACACATGGTATTTCGCACACTCTGGACCCGTCTCTCGTCTCTCTGGCGGTCCGACACTACGGACGAGGAACCGCCGACAGACGAGCCCGACGCGATCGAAGAGAGCGAGACGGACGCGACGTTGAGCTACGCCGAACAGGTCGAGTACGGCGTCGACGACCGCGACCTCTCGGACGAGGACAAGATCCTCCGCCTGCTCGTCAAACGCGGCGGGCGCGTCGACGAAACGACGATCATCGAGCAAACCGGCTGGTCGGAAGACCACCTCGAGCGCGTTGTCGACACGATGGAAGCGGACGATCAGATCAGCGCGGTCACCGTCGGTCGAAAACGCGTCATCTGCCGTCGCGGCTTCGAACCCAAGGGATATCGCTCTCACCTCGGAGAGTAACGGATACTATCGACTCGAGCGCAGTCAGTGTTCGCCCGCCGCTGTGACCGCCGACGAATCGGACACCGACGGGTGTCACTCCGTGCCGACCGCTCTGTCGGGCACGCGAGACGGCGTTCCCGGAGAGTGAGCGGAACCGCGTTCCGACGGGCCGGCGAGCTCGCTGCGGGCTCGACTTCGACGGCGTCGCAATCAGCGCGTCGTTCATCTCGATTTGACGTCCGTGACGACTTCGATGATCCCGTCTTCGAGCCGTCGCACCGCCGAGAATCCTATACCGGTGCGGACCCACGCTCTCACATGGTCGAGGTCACCTACTACTGTCCGTACTGTGGAGCCGTCACCGGCGTCGAGCGCGAGGGCTACCTCCGGGACAAGTGCGTCACCCGGGAACCACTCGCGGGCTGGGAGTACGCCGCCACGACGGACGACGTCGAGGCTGCAGACGGCATCGAGTTCGTCTGCCTGGGCGACGCCGGCGGCGACATCTACGTCGAGGGCGACGAATCCGAAGACGTCGAGGACGACAACGGCGTTCGAATCGCAGACGGCCCCAACGCCGACGTCGACGGACCGGCGGCCGACAGGGACGGCTGCGGTCGAACGTTTTACCTGAGCTACGTCAAATACGAGGACGGCACCGAGGTCGAACACCGACGACCGGCGTACGACCGGCCGCGGTTCGATTTCTCGCCGTGAGGCAGGGTCCGTCGCTCACGCTGACTCCGGACTCTCGATCATCACCGGGTCGCCGACCGCGATCGACTCCCCCCACGTCGACTCGGGAACTCGTGTGTTGACCATCAGCCTGAAGTAGTGATCGAACTGCGTCTCGTGCGCCCACGGCGGCAGCGTGGCCCGACGCCGGTCGACGAACGTCTCCCGAAATCCCGGCGTCGGCTCGCCGGTATCGGGGTGACGCGTCGGGACGACGCACCGTTGACACGGGTTGACCCCGCGAAGGCTCGCGGATCCGATCTCGAACGGGACGACTCGTCCGGGCCGATCGTAGAGTCGATCCTCCCAGAACGCCGGGACGTCGCCGACCTCGAGGTTCGGCCGCAGGCGACGACGCAGCTCCGCGGCGTCGATTCCCTCGTACCACGAGGCGACGGCCTCGAGCGTCGTCGTCCCGATCACCGTCGGTCCCGAAGCGTCTTCGTCGTCCGGAAAGCCGCCCTCGTCGTCACGGACGAGCTCGACCGGCCGGTCGAAGAAGGCGGTGAGCCAGGACGCGAGTGCGTCGCGGTCGTCCTTGAGGTGAAACGTCCGCCGGTCGACAGACGTATGGCGCTTTCCGTCACCGTCGTACTCGCCGACGGTCACCACCTCCTGCTCGAGATCGAACTCGGCTTGCAGCCGGTGGATCACCTGCTCGCGTTTCCCGGTTACGTACTCGCCACTCGAGTCCACGATCGCGTACCGTCGGTCCCACTCCAGACCGCCGTTTTCGACGATCGCCGCCGACTCGACGGCCGTCCCGTCGAGCGACTTGATCGGGTAGACGAGGATCTTCTCGAGGTGTGCCATCGATCGACACGTCGTGCCGGTCGGGAAAAGGCGTGTCTATCGACGGGGCCTACCGAACCGTAGCGATCGCTTACGAGCGGAGTCTCCGATTTCGTCGGTCTCGAGTTCACCGAATGTCAGACCCTTGTTTACTCGTACGGCGTGCGTACTCGACCGTACGAACTGCTGTATGGCAACGACACACGGGTTACGTTGTCGCACACGGGAACGAATATCCTCTACGTTTATGCGTCAGGATACGTCTCGTTCTAGTATGTCCGAAACCGGGACGGAGCGCCGGCCGCTGTCCAGACGGCTTCCCGATCCGAACACAGCGTCGAACGTCATCTACAATCCCTCGCTCGAGGAGCTCCGCGAGCTCGCAGAACCCGACGAGACGACGACCGAGTACGGATCGCCGTCGTACGTCAGCGAATACCGATCGCGAAGCTCCGAACGGACGAAAAACGCCGTCGACGACGAGTTCGGCGACGAGGACTACGAGCTGCTCGAGGACGCCGCCGACCTCGCCGGCGAGCGCGAGATGGTCTGTGTCGATCGGATCATGGGCCGCCACCCCGACGCGACGTTTTGCTGTCGGCTCTTCGTGCCGACGGAGTACGCACGGATCGCGCTCGCGTGGGCGAAGCTGTTCGAACCGACGGACGGTCGTGAACCCGATCTCCACACCGTCCAGATCCCCGACCACGACGAGACCGCGATCCGCATCCGTCCCGAGGAGGGGTTCACGGCCGTACTCGGCAGCGACTACACCGGCGAGGCCAAGAAGTCGTTCCTCCGGTTGCTCATGTACCGCACGAAACAACGCGGTGGCCTCGGGCTTCATGCCGGAAGCAAACGCGTCCGCGTCCGCGACGCCGACGGCGACATGCGCATCGTCGGCCAGGTGTTCCTCGGCCTCTCCGCGACCGGCAAATCGACGCTGACCTCGCATGGCTGCTGGCTCGAGGAGCCCGAAGACGCCGTCATGCTCCAGGACGACGTCTGTGCACTCCTGCCGGACGGCTCCGTCGCTGGCAGCGAGGGTCAGGGGCTGTACATCAAGACCATCGGCCTCGAGGAGGACGAACAGCCGGCGCTGTACGACGCGGCGACCGACGAGTCCGCGGTGCTCGAGAACGTCGCGGTCGACGACGACGGCACGGTCCACTTCGAGGAGGACCGGTACACCGCAAACTCCCGGGCCGTCGTCCAGCGCGAACACCTCGCGAGCGCGGACGAGGAGATCGACCTCGACCGGGTCGACCAGGTGTTTTTCATCACCCGGAACCCGCTGATGCCTC contains:
- a CDS encoding helix-turn-helix transcriptional regulator — encoded protein: MVFRTLWTRLSSLWRSDTTDEEPPTDEPDAIEESETDATLSYAEQVEYGVDDRDLSDEDKILRLLVKRGGRVDETTIIEQTGWSEDHLERVVDTMEADDQISAVTVGRKRVICRRGFEPKGYRSHLGE
- a CDS encoding MOSC domain-containing protein gives rise to the protein MAHLEKILVYPIKSLDGTAVESAAIVENGGLEWDRRYAIVDSSGEYVTGKREQVIHRLQAEFDLEQEVVTVGEYDGDGKRHTSVDRRTFHLKDDRDALASWLTAFFDRPVELVRDDEGGFPDDEDASGPTVIGTTTLEAVASWYEGIDAAELRRRLRPNLEVGDVPAFWEDRLYDRPGRVVPFEIGSASLRGVNPCQRCVVPTRHPDTGEPTPGFRETFVDRRRATLPPWAHETQFDHYFRLMVNTRVPESTWGESIAVGDPVMIESPESA
- a CDS encoding phosphoenolpyruvate carboxykinase (ATP), with translation MSETGTERRPLSRRLPDPNTASNVIYNPSLEELRELAEPDETTTEYGSPSYVSEYRSRSSERTKNAVDDEFGDEDYELLEDAADLAGEREMVCVDRIMGRHPDATFCCRLFVPTEYARIALAWAKLFEPTDGREPDLHTVQIPDHDETAIRIRPEEGFTAVLGSDYTGEAKKSFLRLLMYRTKQRGGLGLHAGSKRVRVRDADGDMRIVGQVFLGLSATGKSTLTSHGCWLEEPEDAVMLQDDVCALLPDGSVAGSEGQGLYIKTIGLEEDEQPALYDAATDESAVLENVAVDDDGTVHFEEDRYTANSRAVVQREHLASADEEIDLDRVDQVFFITRNPLMPPVTKLDEEEAAVAFMLGESIETSAGDPDRAGESIRVVGTNPFIVGSEGEEGNLFRDLIADLDVDCYVINTGYLGNESKDVGVTESVTILTELARDTVEWTHDDRMDMTIPAEIPGIDVEEFYVPDHVEDYEDAAAELREERREYLESFEALAPEIKDATY